One part of the Methylobacterium terrae genome encodes these proteins:
- the infA gene encoding translation initiation factor IF-1 → MAKEELMQFDGLVLEILPDARYRVQLDQGHEIVAYTAGKMKKNRIKTLAGDRVTVEMSPYDLEKGRLVFRHKDERSSGPRPPFRGGSQFRRR, encoded by the coding sequence ATGGCGAAAGAAGAGTTGATGCAGTTCGACGGTCTCGTGCTCGAGATCCTGCCGGACGCGCGTTACCGCGTGCAGCTCGACCAGGGCCACGAGATCGTGGCCTACACGGCCGGCAAGATGAAGAAGAACCGCATCAAGACTCTGGCCGGAGACCGGGTCACCGTCGAGATGTCGCCCTACGACCTGGAGAAGGGCCGTCTGGTGTTCCGCCACAAGGACGAGCGGTCCTCGGGCCCGCGCCCGCCGTTCCGCGGCGGCAGCCAGTTCCGCCGGCGCTGA
- the rpe gene encoding ribulose-phosphate 3-epimerase has translation MTRPLVIAPSILSADFARLGEEVRDVVAAGADWVHIDVMDGHFVPNITFGPVVMKALRPHTTAVFDVHLMIAPADPYLEAFAEAGADIITVHAEAGPHLHRSLQTIRALGKRAGVAINPGSPASLVEPVLDMVDLVLCMTVNPGFGGQSFIGSVCETVSRVRAMTAGRDIDIEVDGGVTPETAPAVVRAGANALVAGSATFKGGREAYATNIAAIRRAAEGATGQWV, from the coding sequence ATGACCCGTCCCCTGGTGATCGCCCCCTCGATCCTGTCGGCCGATTTCGCGCGGCTCGGCGAGGAGGTCCGCGACGTGGTCGCGGCCGGGGCCGACTGGGTCCATATCGACGTGATGGACGGCCATTTCGTGCCGAACATCACCTTCGGCCCGGTCGTAATGAAGGCGTTGCGCCCGCACACGACGGCCGTGTTCGACGTCCACCTGATGATCGCGCCGGCCGATCCCTATCTCGAGGCCTTCGCCGAGGCGGGCGCCGACATCATCACGGTCCATGCCGAGGCGGGCCCGCACCTGCACCGTTCGCTCCAGACCATCCGGGCGCTCGGCAAGCGGGCGGGCGTGGCGATCAACCCGGGCTCGCCGGCGAGCTTGGTCGAGCCGGTTCTCGACATGGTCGACCTCGTGCTCTGCATGACCGTTAACCCGGGCTTCGGCGGCCAGAGCTTCATCGGCTCGGTCTGCGAGACGGTCTCGCGGGTGCGCGCCATGACCGCCGGCCGCGACATCGACATCGAGGTCGACGGCGGCGTGACGCCGGAGACGGCGCCGGCGGTGGTGCGGGCGGGAGCGAACGCCCTGGTTGCCGGTTCCGCCACCTTCAAGGGCGGGCGCGAGGCCTATGCGACGAACATCGCGGCGATCCGCCGGGCGGCGGAGGGCGCGACGGGGCAGTGGGTCTAG